From the genome of Candidatus Roizmanbacteria bacterium, one region includes:
- the ychF gene encoding redox-regulated ATPase YchF — protein sequence MKLSIGIVGLPNVGKSTLFNALLKKQVALEANYPFATIDPNVGIIEVPDERLQKLAEIVHTSKIVPAAVEFYDIAGLVKGASQGEGLGNQFLTHIREVAATLHVVRLFEDKDIIHVDNKVDPVSDIQTIETELILADLQTLNKQKEPKGTSAPKEAFVAYEVVKKLKNHLDGGSPARTLSLHIEEVEAVKPLNLITFKPVIYCFNCSLEQLEDQEGTKKKIEVILSETKKLAQRSAGSLASSRDDNFMLFNPLEETTLITLIKKAYETLGLISFLTAGEKEARAWTITKGTLAPQAAGTIHTDFEKKFIKADVVTYDDFVSCNGWTGSREKGKVQICGKDHEMKDGDVVEFKIGS from the coding sequence ATGAAACTTTCTATCGGGATCGTTGGACTCCCTAATGTTGGAAAATCAACTCTATTTAATGCCCTACTAAAGAAGCAGGTCGCTCTAGAGGCAAACTATCCTTTTGCTACCATTGACCCTAATGTCGGAATCATCGAGGTACCTGATGAACGGCTCCAAAAACTTGCTGAAATTGTTCACACTAGCAAAATCGTCCCCGCAGCGGTAGAGTTTTACGACATTGCGGGACTTGTAAAAGGTGCATCGCAAGGCGAAGGACTTGGTAATCAATTCCTCACTCACATACGGGAGGTGGCAGCCACCTTGCACGTCGTTCGACTTTTTGAGGATAAGGACATTATCCATGTGGATAATAAAGTTGATCCAGTAAGCGACATCCAAACCATCGAAACCGAGTTGATTTTAGCCGATCTACAGACCTTAAACAAACAAAAAGAGCCTAAAGGAACGAGCGCTCCTAAGGAGGCTTTTGTGGCATATGAAGTGGTTAAAAAACTGAAGAATCATCTCGATGGAGGCAGTCCAGCCCGCACTCTTTCACTTCACATCGAGGAAGTGGAGGCTGTGAAACCTCTCAACTTAATTACCTTTAAGCCGGTTATCTACTGTTTTAACTGCTCGCTCGAGCAGCTCGAAGATCAAGAAGGAACAAAGAAGAAAATTGAAGTCATTCTGAGTGAAACGAAGAAACTAGCGCAGCGCTCCGCTGGATCCCTCGCTAGTTCTCGGGATGACAATTTCATGCTTTTCAACCCACTCGAGGAAACAACTTTGATTACTCTGATAAAAAAAGCCTATGAAACATTGGGGCTTATCTCTTTTTTGACCGCGGGAGAAAAGGAGGCACGTGCCTGGACAATCACAAAAGGAACCCTCGCGCCTCAGGCTGCTGGAACAATCCATACCGACTTTGAAAAGAAGTTTATCAAGGCCGATGTAGTGACCTATGATGACTTCGTGAGTTGCAATGGCTGGACCGGTTCACGAGAGAAAGGAAAGGTGCAGATCTGCGGGAAAGATCACGAGATGAAGGATGGAGACGTAGTCGAGTTTAAGATAGGGTCTTAA
- a CDS encoding glycosyltransferase family 2 protein: MKLSLCIAVFNEEINLHYPLDSCIDWVDEVIIVDGGSTDRTVEVAKSYGKKVKIFHRDNPPLFLINRQRAMDQAKGDWILQLDADEEVTEQLKDEILSIVSSKFEVQSSKYIAYWIPRRNFFIGRFLMKGGVYPDPVLRLYRNGCASFRSEHVHEHAVIDPSVIFPKLKKGEYRVEDYIGRLKNDLCHYADPYFGRYLMRWKRYNKVDAKLLNDQKKKAGFFNYCIWKPIYTFILLYGRHKGFMDGWQGSSSLLCHRLGL, from the coding sequence ATGAAATTATCGCTTTGTATAGCCGTCTTCAACGAAGAAATTAACCTTCACTATCCGCTCGACTCATGTATAGACTGGGTAGACGAGGTGATTATAGTAGACGGAGGCTCTACTGACCGAACGGTTGAGGTTGCTAAGTCATACGGTAAAAAGGTTAAGATATTCCACCGAGACAACCCTCCATTATTCCTTATTAACCGCCAAAGAGCCATGGATCAAGCGAAAGGCGACTGGATTTTACAGTTAGATGCGGATGAAGAGGTGACGGAACAATTGAAAGACGAAATACTTTCAATTGTAAGTTCTAAGTTCGAAGTTCAAAGTTCTAAATACATTGCCTACTGGATACCAAGACGCAACTTTTTTATTGGTCGATTCCTCATGAAAGGTGGTGTATATCCAGATCCAGTCCTCAGACTGTACAGAAACGGGTGCGCATCCTTCCGAAGCGAACACGTGCATGAGCATGCGGTCATCGATCCATCTGTTATTTTTCCAAAGCTGAAAAAAGGGGAGTATAGAGTTGAGGACTATATCGGTAGGTTGAAGAACGACCTCTGTCACTATGCAGATCCATACTTTGGTCGTTATCTCATGCGATGGAAGCGGTATAACAAAGTAGATGCAAAGCTGTTGAATGATCAAAAAAAGAAGGCTGGATTTTTCAATTACTGTATCTGGAAGCCAATCTACACATTTATTTTGCTTTACGGTCGCCACAAGGGCTTTATGGATGGGTGGCAGGGTTCGTCTTCGCTTTTATGTCATCGGTTAGGTTTATAG
- a CDS encoding helix-turn-helix domain-containing protein, producing the protein MSDLPDLLTIREVADILRVSPLTIKRWGKKGKLPAIRINSRGDRRYKKEVVNRLLGVTVEE; encoded by the coding sequence TTGAGCGATCTTCCCGACCTTCTTACCATCCGCGAAGTTGCTGATATTTTACGTGTCTCCCCTCTCACTATTAAACGCTGGGGAAAGAAGGGAAAGCTTCCTGCAATTCGCATTAATTCACGAGGAGACAGACGATACAAAAAAGAAGTGGTAAACAGACTCCTTGGTGTAACCGTCGAAGAATAA
- a CDS encoding aminoacyl-tRNA hydrolase, with the protein MKVLIGLGNPGFQYQKNRHNAGHMFIDFLKQVNQAPNYSSSASAKAEYVWITIKGEKCELLKSLSFMNTSGTVVKKVLKKHPEITTSQLYVVHDDLDIPFGKFKIQFGTGPKLHNGILSIEEELGTNEFWRIRIGVDNRGENKVDGETYSLEDFTEEEHKQLQSVFENVYKQLTQ; encoded by the coding sequence ATGAAAGTATTAATTGGTCTGGGGAATCCTGGATTTCAGTATCAAAAGAATCGACATAATGCGGGTCATATGTTTATCGACTTTCTTAAACAAGTCAATCAAGCCCCTAATTATTCCAGTAGTGCAAGCGCCAAGGCAGAGTATGTCTGGATTACCATAAAAGGAGAGAAATGCGAGTTACTTAAATCGCTTTCATTTATGAATACGTCGGGTACCGTAGTTAAGAAGGTACTAAAAAAGCATCCTGAAATTACAACCTCACAACTTTACGTCGTTCACGACGACCTTGATATTCCATTTGGTAAGTTCAAAATTCAATTTGGGACTGGTCCAAAGCTCCACAATGGTATACTATCTATTGAGGAGGAGCTTGGTACGAATGAGTTCTGGCGAATCAGAATTGGAGTAGATAATCGAGGTGAAAATAAAGTAGATGGTGAAACATATTCTCTTGAGGACTTCACCGAGGAAGAACATAAGCAGTTGCAATCCGTATTCGAAAACGTATATAAACAACTGACACAGTAA
- a CDS encoding DUF4931 domain-containing protein, whose translation MTKYVPDISSRRWVIVSAQRAARPDQNGKEKSKGEKKVVCVFCPGNEKLTSEEVYRVGEGERNEKGWKVRVILNKFPITDLHEVVIHSPSDTEDLFEYSQSQVESILHAYRDRFNFYRKRGQVLIFCNHGEHAGASIKHPHSQIVVLPPQINLDSLTREPKNNLVDEDEVFSVYCPDFSQWPYEVWITPKEESKSFFGDITDKDLPELARIMKRTIKRLHDLYDEGNFHVPFGYNYYISPKENWYLRIIPRFVHRAGFELGTGLSVNEIDPLNAALGYKGVDDKVSNIMSKLKSKM comes from the coding sequence ATGACCAAATACGTTCCAGACATTAGCTCTCGAAGATGGGTCATAGTCTCTGCTCAGCGCGCAGCTAGACCAGATCAAAATGGTAAAGAGAAAAGTAAAGGCGAGAAGAAGGTAGTGTGTGTTTTCTGTCCTGGAAATGAAAAATTAACCTCGGAGGAAGTCTATCGAGTCGGAGAAGGGGAGAGGAATGAAAAAGGATGGAAGGTTCGAGTTATTCTCAATAAGTTTCCAATTACCGATCTTCATGAAGTTGTGATTCATTCGCCAAGTGATACGGAAGACCTGTTTGAATACTCTCAGTCGCAGGTCGAGTCGATTCTTCATGCGTATCGTGATCGATTCAATTTTTATCGCAAACGAGGACAGGTTCTCATTTTCTGCAATCATGGAGAGCATGCCGGTGCCTCTATCAAGCATCCACATTCTCAGATCGTTGTGTTGCCTCCCCAGATCAATCTCGACTCCCTAACGAGAGAACCAAAAAATAACCTTGTAGATGAAGATGAAGTGTTTAGCGTCTACTGTCCAGACTTTTCACAGTGGCCATATGAAGTTTGGATCACGCCAAAGGAAGAGTCGAAGTCGTTTTTCGGTGATATTACCGATAAGGATTTACCGGAGCTCGCTCGAATTATGAAAAGAACAATAAAACGACTTCATGATCTGTACGATGAAGGTAACTTTCACGTTCCGTTTGGCTATAACTACTATATATCTCCAAAGGAAAACTGGTATCTTCGCATTATTCCTCGCTTCGTTCATCGTGCGGGATTTGAGTTAGGAACGGGGCTGTCGGTAAATGAAATCGATCCTCTCAACGCAGCGCTTGGCTACAAAGGAGTAGATGATAAGGTGAGTAATATTATGAGCAAGCTCAAAAGTAAGATGTGA
- a CDS encoding glycosyltransferase produces MNILLVATLKRRVAKGEFASRTRIIYQLGQELVKRGHTVKMLSSADSSIPGVITVPVVEKPWVNAQHVENEFQRDIAELMLLSKAILKEQLWADVIHNHTYPDLFPSVIEDQLIKPLITTLHVVHDFYVDDIVSSFPKTQYVALSEAYKQKIKNNANVAVVHNGIDTTLYTYQKEKKDFLFWLGRLPKSKHKNGTFMDPKGVRWTIELAKKTNSYLAISAPVEDINFYDRDVKPYLTNKIRFVGEPSAEQSTPITTIIELFQNAKAFLMTINQEEPFGLVMAEAMSCGTPVIAFNRGAASEIIIDGKTGFLVDPKRGVDGLQEALAKIHTINQEDCRKHVEENFSVQKMVSDYEKLYMKLSNREN; encoded by the coding sequence ATGAACATACTATTAGTCGCAACTCTCAAGCGGAGGGTCGCTAAGGGTGAGTTTGCTTCTCGAACTCGTATTATCTATCAGCTCGGTCAGGAGCTCGTAAAACGCGGACATACAGTAAAGATGCTCTCCTCAGCCGATAGCTCTATACCTGGAGTTATAACAGTTCCGGTTGTAGAAAAACCTTGGGTAAATGCACAACATGTCGAAAATGAATTCCAACGCGATATTGCTGAGCTAATGCTTCTATCAAAAGCGATTCTGAAAGAACAACTGTGGGCAGACGTTATACACAACCACACCTATCCCGATTTATTTCCTTCGGTAATTGAAGATCAGCTTATCAAACCACTTATCACCACATTACATGTGGTCCATGATTTTTATGTAGACGATATTGTTAGTTCATTTCCGAAAACACAGTACGTCGCACTATCTGAAGCCTACAAACAGAAAATAAAAAATAATGCTAACGTTGCTGTTGTGCATAATGGCATCGATACAACCCTCTACACTTATCAGAAAGAGAAAAAAGATTTTCTTTTTTGGCTCGGAAGACTTCCAAAGTCAAAACACAAAAACGGAACATTCATGGATCCTAAAGGTGTTCGCTGGACCATTGAACTAGCCAAAAAAACCAACTCATATCTAGCAATCTCTGCGCCTGTTGAAGATATAAATTTCTATGATCGCGATGTTAAACCATACCTAACCAATAAAATTAGATTCGTTGGCGAACCATCTGCCGAACAATCTACACCAATTACAACTATCATTGAGTTGTTCCAGAATGCAAAGGCCTTTCTTATGACCATCAATCAAGAGGAACCGTTTGGTCTCGTGATGGCAGAGGCGATGTCCTGCGGTACACCAGTCATTGCATTTAACAGAGGTGCAGCGTCAGAGATTATTATCGATGGCAAAACGGGTTTTCTTGTTGATCCGAAACGAGGCGTCGATGGTCTACAAGAAGCATTGGCAAAAATTCATACCATAAATCAAGAAGACTGCCGTAAACATGTTGAGGAAAACTTTTCAGTACAGAAAATGGTCTCAGATTATGAAAAACTCTATATGAAACTTAGTAATAGGGAAAATTAA
- a CDS encoding site-2 protease family protein, whose amino-acid sequence MISILSQSPLLFVIYLVALLMAIAVHEFSHAFVADKLGDPTPRLQGRVTLNPKAHIDLMGILFLFMFGFGWGRPVQFDPFNLKSPRRDAALISVAGPISNLLIAVILSIVLRATSMSFLIIFIQLNVMLAVFNLLPIHPLDGFKIVGGLLPEDKAREWYQLERYGLLFLILLILPIGKGSMISSIISPAISFVTNLLVR is encoded by the coding sequence ATGATCAGCATATTGTCCCAGTCTCCCCTTCTTTTTGTTATTTATCTAGTCGCTCTCCTTATGGCTATTGCCGTTCATGAATTTAGCCACGCATTTGTGGCGGATAAACTTGGGGATCCTACTCCCCGACTTCAGGGACGAGTTACGCTCAACCCAAAAGCACACATCGATCTGATGGGAATTTTATTCTTATTTATGTTCGGATTCGGATGGGGACGACCCGTGCAGTTTGATCCGTTTAATCTGAAAAGCCCTCGAAGAGATGCGGCGTTAATCTCAGTGGCTGGTCCTATCTCTAATTTACTCATTGCAGTCATTCTATCAATAGTTCTTAGGGCTACATCCATGTCTTTCCTGATTATCTTTATCCAGCTCAATGTAATGCTCGCAGTATTCAATCTGCTTCCAATTCACCCATTAGACGGCTTTAAGATAGTTGGAGGACTTCTGCCTGAGGATAAAGCGCGCGAGTGGTATCAGCTTGAGAGATATGGTCTACTTTTCCTAATCTTATTAATCCTTCCTATTGGAAAGGGATCGATGATTTCCTCGATTATCTCTCCGGCAATCAGCTTCGTAACGAATCTTCTCGTAAGATAG
- a CDS encoding fibronectin type III domain-containing protein — protein MKKSKVAALAIGTILGVGLIAGGFLFMQTFSRASSDKPVEVAITDLTASSAKVSWKTGNDTVGTIISYGTSVDLATPLVQPSEPTLSKEHSAVITGLSANTTYYFVLGSEKEFNNAGVPWSFTTKSENDTTSELFASPTPTVAISGTVEPTEVPINNRINTCKETNCEAIKAKLGTECSTQEYMKCIKAAQNPSPTN, from the coding sequence ATGAAAAAAAGTAAAGTTGCAGCTTTGGCCATAGGTACGATACTAGGAGTCGGATTGATTGCTGGAGGTTTTCTGTTTATGCAAACATTCTCAAGAGCCTCAAGTGATAAACCTGTAGAGGTGGCGATTACCGATCTGACTGCAAGTAGCGCCAAAGTATCTTGGAAAACTGGAAATGACACTGTGGGTACAATAATTTCATATGGAACATCTGTAGACCTCGCAACACCTTTGGTTCAGCCATCAGAGCCAACGCTCAGTAAAGAACATTCAGCTGTAATAACCGGCCTTTCCGCAAACACTACCTATTACTTTGTTTTGGGATCTGAGAAAGAATTTAATAATGCGGGTGTTCCTTGGAGTTTTACTACGAAATCTGAGAACGATACAACTTCAGAGCTCTTTGCGTCTCCAACGCCAACCGTAGCCATATCTGGAACGGTTGAGCCGACAGAAGTACCAATCAATAATCGAATAAACACCTGCAAGGAGACAAACTGCGAAGCAATTAAGGCTAAGCTTGGTACAGAATGTAGCACTCAAGAATATATGAAGTGTATTAAGGCTGCTCAAAATCCATCCCCAACGAACTAA
- a CDS encoding zf-TFIIB domain-containing protein: MYCANCGEQMLPLTRDDHQLHHCPNCGASFFADNVVNRITLESAQYLAEKKLTENPEHIAALKKCPKDGIVMLPILNSEALPRSVTLFHCKLCNGLFAGATELVKFKEAQQVKVHYYKVWEMPLHDFSLYLLYS, encoded by the coding sequence ATGTACTGCGCAAACTGCGGAGAGCAGATGTTACCACTCACGAGAGACGATCATCAACTTCATCATTGTCCAAACTGTGGAGCAAGTTTTTTTGCAGACAATGTCGTAAACCGCATCACCTTAGAATCTGCCCAGTATCTTGCAGAAAAAAAGCTGACAGAAAACCCCGAACATATCGCTGCACTGAAGAAGTGCCCAAAAGACGGTATCGTCATGCTCCCTATTCTAAACTCTGAGGCTCTACCACGGTCCGTTACGCTTTTTCATTGCAAACTGTGTAATGGTCTTTTTGCAGGGGCTACTGAGCTTGTGAAATTTAAGGAAGCACAGCAGGTAAAGGTACATTACTACAAAGTATGGGAGATGCCCCTCCACGACTTCAGTCTGTACTTATTATATTCATGA
- a CDS encoding adenylyltransferase/cytidyltransferase family protein: MNYPKGFVLGRFQPIHKGHQYLIDRALEQCDEVVIGIGSANVQDEKNPFSFEQRLQQIQRILSEKKYRGRTVSIVAVDDDPDDAVWLKVLIKKTGKIDVVFGNNEWPNGIFEKAGYKVIRVPLYKRHIYEGTKIRKRLGI, encoded by the coding sequence ATGAACTATCCGAAAGGATTCGTTTTGGGACGTTTTCAGCCAATTCACAAAGGTCATCAGTATTTAATCGATAGGGCTTTAGAGCAGTGCGACGAGGTTGTGATAGGGATAGGAAGCGCAAATGTCCAAGATGAGAAAAATCCATTCTCCTTTGAACAACGGCTTCAGCAGATCCAACGTATTCTATCGGAAAAAAAGTATCGAGGAAGAACCGTCTCTATCGTGGCGGTTGATGATGATCCGGATGACGCCGTGTGGCTTAAGGTACTTATTAAAAAAACAGGGAAGATTGACGTTGTGTTTGGGAACAATGAATGGCCAAATGGCATTTTTGAGAAGGCTGGTTACAAGGTTATCAGAGTTCCACTTTATAAACGGCACATCTACGAGGGGACTAAAATTCGTAAGCGGTTGGGAATTTGA
- a CDS encoding disulfide bond formation protein B — MVALALYALKKLVRVRLYDKLQNQLQPYAYQLAFFLALMASLASLFLSEVLHFQPCILCWYQRIAMYPQVVLLYVAQLRKERVLTPYLLVINVIGSLISLYHYSLHVLPHTMVPILPCSTQLGGVPCDKGYDFYFGFMTFPLMAWSVFMLITFLLIISQVKVSPDRKSGFRSRKHRKNSR, encoded by the coding sequence ATGGTTGCTCTTGCATTATACGCCTTAAAAAAACTCGTTCGGGTTAGGTTGTATGACAAACTACAAAATCAACTGCAACCTTACGCATACCAACTCGCATTTTTTCTCGCTCTGATGGCTAGCCTAGCAAGTTTATTTCTTTCGGAGGTTCTCCATTTTCAGCCGTGCATCTTGTGTTGGTATCAGAGGATCGCTATGTACCCACAGGTGGTACTTCTGTATGTTGCACAGCTGCGAAAAGAGCGTGTTTTAACACCGTATTTGCTCGTTATTAATGTTATTGGTAGTCTCATCTCCCTTTATCACTATTCGCTTCATGTACTACCACATACGATGGTGCCTATTTTACCCTGTTCGACGCAGCTTGGCGGAGTTCCATGCGATAAAGGGTATGATTTTTACTTTGGCTTCATGACCTTCCCTCTTATGGCATGGTCAGTATTTATGCTAATTACTTTCTTACTCATAATCTCACAAGTTAAAGTTAGTCCCGACAGAAAGTCGGGATTCCGATCTCGAAAGCATCGGAAAAACTCGAGATAA
- the def gene encoding peptide deformylase, whose product MLKIVTVPNKILTSSTQKVKNITPKIRRLVEQMKETLISQRDPEGVGLAATQVGESLSIFIMRPELKGEIIVCINPEATVVESKDVIHESKTLLAKKNKHAKMEGCLSIPRIWAPLKRKGRVHLNYEDLDGNKHSKEHEGFEAIIVQHEVDHLNGILFTQRCLEQKVTLYEEEGDELVALKT is encoded by the coding sequence ATGTTAAAAATCGTAACTGTACCAAATAAAATCCTCACATCTTCAACACAGAAAGTGAAGAATATTACACCTAAAATTAGGCGTCTGGTAGAGCAGATGAAGGAAACTTTGATCAGCCAGCGTGATCCAGAAGGAGTAGGCCTTGCCGCAACTCAGGTAGGGGAGAGTTTGAGCATTTTCATAATGCGACCAGAATTAAAGGGCGAGATTATTGTTTGTATAAATCCTGAGGCAACGGTAGTTGAGTCAAAGGATGTTATTCATGAAAGCAAAACACTTCTTGCTAAAAAAAATAAACATGCGAAGATGGAGGGATGCCTCTCGATACCCAGAATCTGGGCTCCACTGAAAAGAAAGGGTAGAGTACATCTTAACTATGAAGATCTTGATGGAAACAAACACTCAAAAGAGCATGAGGGCTTTGAGGCGATTATTGTTCAGCACGAGGTCGACCATCTAAACGGAATTTTATTCACGCAACGATGTCTGGAGCAGAAAGTTACGCTTTATGAGGAAGAAGGGGATGAGTTGGTGGCCCTAAAGACCTAG
- a CDS encoding glycosyltransferase family 4 protein, translating into MFPLWGNGSGSWLRKLSDQLAKKGHTVAIVAPEKRNLNGIKLYTVKPPQMGVFVGNPELKNAKKYEDMNGVEIGEIYTTYVNATLKAVREFQPEIVHSFHTAFLPAVARLVKILYGIKFVITTHGSDLHYLSRDRRLIGLINDANAVARFITANSAFTKRWYLDMFGHEYAYKTKTILGGVDLADYTKDFSGEIAKINKKYALEGKKVVLFTGRLTKYKGVDYLIRASKNILGTVLIVGDGPERQNLEKLIKDYEITNVKILGWIKAEDQMSLQAFYARADVYVAPSTWKEPFGLVIVEAMASKKAVVATHSGGITSIIKNEVNGLLVKTRDSKAIADKVNLLLADEELRKIMGNKAFETVKQKFTWEKMTDEYEKFIESSDLRLRSTFMR; encoded by the coding sequence ATGTTCCCACTTTGGGGTAATGGGAGCGGAAGCTGGCTTCGTAAACTTTCTGATCAACTTGCTAAAAAAGGCCATACGGTAGCCATTGTCGCACCAGAAAAGCGGAATCTCAACGGTATCAAACTGTACACGGTAAAACCTCCACAGATGGGAGTCTTCGTCGGAAATCCGGAGCTTAAGAATGCGAAAAAGTATGAGGATATGAACGGTGTTGAAATTGGAGAAATCTATACAACATACGTTAATGCTACCTTAAAGGCTGTGCGAGAATTTCAGCCTGAAATCGTTCATTCGTTTCACACTGCTTTTCTCCCTGCCGTTGCACGTCTCGTAAAGATCTTATATGGAATTAAGTTCGTCATCACTACTCACGGTAGTGATCTACACTATCTCAGCCGCGACCGTAGATTAATTGGCTTAATCAACGATGCAAACGCGGTCGCTCGCTTTATTACAGCTAATAGCGCCTTTACAAAACGATGGTATCTCGATATGTTTGGCCATGAATATGCGTATAAAACCAAGACGATCTTAGGTGGAGTTGATCTCGCAGATTATACAAAGGATTTTAGTGGTGAAATTGCCAAGATAAATAAAAAATACGCCTTAGAAGGCAAAAAGGTAGTCCTTTTTACTGGACGCTTGACGAAGTACAAAGGCGTAGACTACCTCATTCGTGCATCAAAAAACATTCTTGGTACGGTCTTAATTGTCGGAGACGGACCAGAAAGACAAAATCTTGAAAAACTTATCAAGGACTACGAAATCACAAACGTAAAAATTCTCGGATGGATAAAGGCAGAAGATCAGATGAGTCTTCAGGCATTTTACGCTCGGGCAGATGTATATGTGGCTCCAAGTACATGGAAAGAACCTTTTGGACTAGTCATAGTTGAGGCAATGGCCTCAAAAAAAGCGGTCGTAGCAACGCACAGCGGTGGAATTACCTCAATAATTAAAAATGAAGTAAATGGTCTACTAGTAAAAACGCGCGACAGTAAAGCTATAGCTGATAAAGTGAATTTATTATTAGCGGACGAAGAATTAAGAAAAATAATGGGAAATAAAGCGTTCGAGACGGTAAAGCAAAAATTCACATGGGAAAAGATGACCGATGAGTATGAAAAATTTATAGAAAGTTCCGATTTACGACTAAGGAGTACCTTCATGCGGTAA